In Methanofollis fontis, the following proteins share a genomic window:
- a CDS encoding ATP-binding cassette domain-containing protein: MSAIHVKDLTKTFGAFTAVDGISFEIEEGEIFGLLGPNGAGKTTTISMLSTMLLPSGGTATVDGHNVVTEQDAVRRSIGIVFQDQSLDEELTAYENMDFHGRLYRIPSPLREERIAELLGLVGLEGRKDDLVKTFSGGMRRRLEIARGLLHRPRVLFLDEPTLGLDPQTRNHLWEYIENLNAEMGITIILTTHYMDEADRLCDRIAIIDQGRIVALDTSARLKDAVGGDLVLLRTADPVRTAGVLAAPWVERIEGHDGEVLIHLRNAERHISEIVTLLDREGIGIESLSVRKPTLEDVFLHYTGRSIRESEADAGERMRIHMRSRRH, from the coding sequence ATGAGCGCCATTCATGTTAAAGACCTGACAAAGACCTTCGGGGCGTTCACCGCCGTCGACGGCATCTCTTTCGAGATCGAGGAGGGTGAGATCTTCGGGCTGCTCGGCCCGAACGGCGCCGGCAAGACCACGACCATCTCCATGCTCTCGACGATGCTCCTGCCGAGCGGAGGGACGGCGACGGTGGACGGGCACAATGTCGTCACCGAGCAGGACGCCGTGCGGCGCTCCATCGGGATCGTCTTCCAGGACCAGAGCCTGGACGAGGAGCTGACGGCCTATGAGAACATGGACTTCCACGGCCGCCTCTACCGCATCCCCTCCCCCCTCAGGGAGGAGCGGATCGCCGAACTCCTCGGGCTGGTCGGGCTTGAGGGGCGAAAAGACGACCTCGTCAAGACCTTTTCCGGGGGGATGCGCCGGCGCCTGGAGATCGCACGAGGGCTGCTGCACCGGCCGCGGGTGCTCTTCCTGGACGAACCCACCCTGGGCCTCGACCCCCAGACCAGGAACCACCTCTGGGAGTATATCGAGAACCTGAACGCGGAGATGGGGATCACGATCATCCTGACCACCCATTACATGGACGAGGCCGACCGCCTCTGCGACCGCATCGCCATCATCGACCAGGGGCGGATCGTCGCCCTCGACACCTCGGCCCGGTTGAAGGACGCCGTCGGCGGTGACCTGGTCCTCCTGCGGACCGCCGATCCCGTCCGGACCGCCGGGGTGCTCGCCGCCCCCTGGGTGGAGCGGATCGAGGGGCACGACGGCGAGGTGCTCATCCACCTCCGCAATGCCGAGCGGCACATCTCGGAGATCGTCACCCTGCTGGACCGGGAGGGGATCGGGATCGAGTCGCTCTCGGTGAGAAAACCGACCCTGGAGGACGTCTTCCTCCACTACACCGGTCGGAGCATCAGGGAGAGCGAGGCGGACGCGGGCGAACGGATGCGCATCCACATGCGGTCCAGGAGGCACTGA
- a CDS encoding NAD+ synthase: MKIALAQCNPTVGDTEGNVRILEETLAASAVHSPDLVVFSELFLTGYPPRDLLERDWFLRRVDRSLERIIEISERHPQTGIILGAPQTTDAGPGRGLSNAALLIQNGRLLFSQAKSLLPSYDVFDEGRYFDPAPAVDVVRFGGHVLGISICEDAWNDPDLWPRRYYPVDPQALLAAKGATVLINISASPFHIGKEAVRAKIFQNHAGKHHVPFVSVNQVGGNDELVFDGRSMCFDGDRRPLAVLPPFREEVRTVDIDRPPLSHAIYQAQDEIESLHGALVLGLRDYVRKCGFSSVVLGLSGGVDSAVVCSLAVEAIGAGNVMGVAMPGPYSSSGSLRDARALAHNLGIGFTEVPITPVYRSYGEALSGHLPPDGGIGVTLENLQARIRGNILMALSNEYGHLVLSTGNKSELAVGYCTLYGDMSGGLAVISDVSKTLVYRLAAYINRSAPLIPEETLTKPPSAELRPDQQDRDTLPPYEVLDPILQRYVDENDSIEGIVGLGFDPAIVKWVVRTVDRNEYKRRQAAPGLRVTPKAFGSGRRMPIAARLCG; encoded by the coding sequence ATGAAGATCGCACTTGCGCAATGCAACCCGACCGTCGGTGACACGGAGGGGAATGTCCGCATCCTGGAGGAGACGCTTGCCGCCTCCGCCGTCCACTCCCCGGACCTGGTGGTCTTTTCCGAACTCTTCCTCACCGGCTACCCCCCCCGCGACCTGCTGGAGCGGGACTGGTTTCTCAGACGGGTCGATCGCTCCCTGGAGCGGATCATCGAGATCTCCGAACGCCACCCGCAGACCGGGATCATCCTGGGCGCCCCGCAGACGACGGACGCGGGCCCGGGCCGGGGGCTCTCCAATGCGGCGCTCCTGATCCAGAACGGCCGCCTCCTCTTCTCCCAGGCGAAGTCCCTCCTCCCCTCCTACGATGTCTTCGACGAGGGCCGCTACTTCGATCCCGCCCCGGCCGTGGACGTGGTGAGATTTGGGGGGCACGTGCTCGGCATATCGATCTGCGAGGACGCCTGGAACGATCCAGACCTCTGGCCCCGCCGCTATTACCCGGTCGATCCCCAGGCCCTGCTGGCGGCGAAGGGAGCGACGGTGCTGATCAACATCTCTGCATCCCCCTTCCATATCGGAAAGGAGGCTGTCAGAGCAAAGATCTTTCAGAACCACGCCGGAAAACATCATGTCCCATTTGTATCGGTGAACCAGGTCGGTGGAAACGACGAACTGGTCTTCGATGGGAGGAGTATGTGTTTTGACGGCGACAGACGCCCCCTTGCCGTCCTGCCCCCTTTCAGGGAGGAGGTGCGGACGGTTGATATCGATCGCCCCCCGCTGTCCCATGCCATCTACCAGGCCCAGGACGAGATCGAGAGCCTTCACGGGGCGCTGGTGCTCGGTCTGCGCGATTATGTGCGGAAATGCGGGTTTTCGTCCGTCGTGCTCGGTCTCTCGGGCGGGGTGGACTCGGCGGTGGTCTGCTCTCTGGCCGTGGAGGCGATCGGCGCCGGCAACGTCATGGGGGTGGCGATGCCCGGGCCCTACTCCTCCTCCGGCAGCCTCAGGGACGCCCGCGCCCTTGCGCACAACCTCGGCATCGGGTTCACCGAGGTCCCGATCACGCCGGTCTACCGTTCGTATGGGGAGGCCCTCTCCGGCCACCTCCCGCCCGATGGCGGGATCGGCGTCACCCTGGAGAACCTCCAGGCGCGGATCCGGGGCAACATCCTGATGGCGCTCTCCAACGAATACGGGCACCTGGTCCTCTCCACCGGCAACAAGAGCGAGCTGGCGGTGGGGTATTGCACCCTCTACGGGGATATGTCGGGCGGACTCGCCGTCATCTCCGATGTCTCCAAGACGCTGGTCTACCGGCTGGCGGCATATATCAACCGATCGGCCCCCCTCATCCCCGAGGAAACCCTGACCAAACCTCCTTCTGCCGAACTCCGCCCGGATCAGCAGGACCGCGACACGCTGCCGCCCTACGAGGTGCTCGATCCCATCCTGCAACGATATGTCGATGAAAACGATTCGATCGAGGGGATCGTCGGACTGGGCTTCGACCCGGCGATCGTCAAATGGGTGGTGCGCACCGTCGACCGGAACGAGTACAAACGGCGTCAGGCGGCGCCAGGCCTCAGGGTGACGCCGAAGGCCTTTGGTTCAGGGAGAAGAATGCCGATCGCCGCCAGGCTGTGCGGGTGA
- a CDS encoding PadR family transcriptional regulator, giving the protein MQKVDIRIGQYCNGRFDFEPFGCDLLRGFWKFAGTNGREQGIIALFVLHSLQKEPKSGYDILKEIEERTGGRWVPSKGTLYPVLRHLEEDGLIGVLETGRRGKSIYGTTPAGEEMLRAVRRHRQESHKRLVLFKDLFVEIFGDSARPLDTLLFEVRCLTDALPSERQEEAAQILERTCEELRRIDADERHSC; this is encoded by the coding sequence ATGCAGAAGGTTGATATCCGGATCGGACAGTATTGTAATGGACGGTTCGATTTCGAACCGTTCGGATGTGATCTGTTGAGGGGTTTCTGGAAATTCGCCGGTACAAACGGCAGGGAACAGGGCATCATCGCCCTGTTCGTGCTCCACTCCCTTCAGAAGGAGCCGAAATCCGGCTACGATATCCTGAAGGAGATCGAGGAGCGGACGGGCGGGAGATGGGTGCCGAGCAAGGGCACGCTCTATCCGGTGCTCAGGCACCTCGAGGAGGACGGACTCATCGGCGTGCTGGAGACCGGCAGGCGGGGCAAGAGCATCTACGGCACCACGCCGGCCGGGGAGGAGATGCTGCGTGCGGTCAGGCGGCACCGGCAGGAGTCCCACAAGCGACTGGTGCTCTTCAAGGACCTCTTCGTGGAGATCTTCGGTGACAGCGCCCGCCCCCTGGACACCCTGCTCTTCGAGGTGAGGTGCCTGACCGACGCCCTCCCGAGCGAACGGCAGGAGGAGGCGGCACAAATTCTGGAACGGACCTGCGAAGAACTGCGGAGGATTGATGCAGATGAGCGCCATTCATGTTAA
- a CDS encoding YbjN domain-containing protein, translated as MKFFRDDDWKFDKIEGKSSLKMGVNTDVGRYQLIAHANEKVSCLMIYCIPGTRVPADKRGAIAEYLTRANYGLRIGNFEMDFDDGEIRYKTSIDVEGTVDSLSHNVIKWMVIHNLNTMDRYLPGVMRIIYSENGDIDVKRVLQSIEN; from the coding sequence ATGAAATTCTTCAGGGATGATGACTGGAAATTCGATAAAATTGAAGGTAAATCATCTTTGAAGATGGGTGTGAACACCGATGTCGGGAGATACCAGTTGATTGCCCATGCGAATGAAAAAGTATCCTGTCTCATGATATATTGCATTCCGGGTACGCGTGTCCCTGCCGATAAGAGGGGTGCAATTGCGGAATATCTAACCCGCGCCAATTACGGTTTAAGGATTGGTAACTTTGAGATGGACTTCGATGATGGAGAAATCCGATACAAGACCTCCATCGATGTCGAGGGTACGGTGGACTCCCTTTCCCATAATGTTATCAAATGGATGGTTATTCACAATCTGAATACGATGGACCGGTATCTGCCGGGTGTTATGCGGATAATCTACTCGGAAAATGGGGATATCGACGTTAAGAGAGTGTTACAGAGTATTGAAAATTAG
- a CDS encoding PKD domain-containing protein: MHRTMIPGVVLILLMIVAAPAWAAPTDEIGATGTELLTYAAAAGTSLPNAADNATVIWSGTVEIDPEGTFIIVPLNTGTPISLDRNTPLGALDAASQLDTFVYEVWEADWGIWVERINDIPVMIDENGDLYLWWFHAAGYITNEATFKSLGNGERLQLIYAPDRDSYEQILAEKKYIIDMVVHFTNETEADFTADVTTGEAPLTVQFTDTSTVENIAAWMWDFGVENATSDEQNPTYTYEMPGTYTVSLTVTDEANVTYTEMKTDYINVTEMIPGADFSADVTEGEAPLAVQFTDTSTVENITEWMWDFGVENATSDEQNPTYIYEMPGVYTVSLTVTDEANVTYTEMKTDYINVTEMIPGADFSADVTEGEAPLAVQFTDTSTVENITEWMWDFGVENATSEEQNPAYTYEMPGTYTVSLTVTDEANVTYTEMKTDYINVTEPIGPEADFTADVTAGEAPLTVQFTDTSTVENITAWWWDFGNGYMSTMKDPLFTYHTPGVYNVSLSIRDDQDMKWTTVKEGFINVTGPFEPEADFAADVTAGEAPLTVNFTDQSTVENITEWMWDFGVENATSEEQNPTYTYEMPGIYTVSLTVTNEANLTYTEVKIDYINVTAPFTPEADFSADVTEGEAPLTVQFSDLSTVENITEWMWDFGVENATSDEQNPTYTYEMPGVYTVSLTVTDEANLTYTEVKEDYINVTEIMPMGADFSADVTNGTAPLTVNFTDLSTVENITEWMWDFGVENATSEEQNPTYTYEMPGVYTVSLTVRDMANVTYTEMKDDYITVT; the protein is encoded by the coding sequence ATGCATCGAACTATGATACCGGGAGTGGTCCTGATCCTCCTCATGATCGTCGCCGCACCCGCATGGGCGGCGCCGACAGACGAGATCGGCGCCACCGGGACAGAACTGCTGACCTACGCTGCTGCGGCAGGAACATCGCTGCCGAATGCCGCCGACAACGCCACTGTCATCTGGTCAGGCACCGTTGAGATCGATCCGGAAGGAACTTTCATCATCGTCCCGCTCAACACCGGAACGCCGATTTCACTCGACCGCAACACCCCGCTCGGGGCGCTCGACGCCGCATCACAACTGGATACCTTTGTCTACGAGGTCTGGGAGGCGGACTGGGGCATCTGGGTCGAACGCATCAACGACATCCCCGTTATGATAGACGAAAATGGCGATCTGTATCTCTGGTGGTTCCACGCCGCCGGATATATCACCAACGAAGCCACCTTCAAATCCCTCGGTAACGGCGAACGACTCCAGCTCATCTATGCACCCGACCGCGACAGTTATGAACAGATCCTGGCGGAGAAGAAATACATCATCGACATGGTCGTCCACTTCACCAATGAGACAGAAGCGGACTTCACCGCCGATGTCACAACAGGGGAGGCGCCGCTCACCGTCCAGTTCACCGACACCAGCACCGTCGAAAACATCGCCGCATGGATGTGGGACTTCGGCGTCGAGAATGCAACATCCGACGAGCAGAACCCCACCTACACCTATGAGATGCCCGGCACCTACACCGTTTCCCTCACCGTCACCGATGAGGCGAACGTCACCTACACCGAGATGAAGACCGACTACATCAACGTCACCGAGATGATACCGGGGGCAGACTTCAGCGCCGATGTCACCGAAGGGGAGGCACCTCTCGCCGTCCAGTTCACCGACACCAGCACCGTCGAGAACATCACAGAATGGATGTGGGACTTCGGTGTTGAGAATGCAACATCCGACGAGCAGAACCCCACCTACATCTATGAGATGCCCGGCGTCTACACCGTTTCCCTCACCGTCACCGATGAGGCGAACGTCACCTACACCGAGATGAAGACCGACTACATCAACGTCACCGAGATGATACCGGGGGCAGACTTCAGCGCCGATGTCACCGAAGGGGAGGCACCTCTCGCCGTCCAGTTCACCGACACCAGCACCGTCGAGAACATCACAGAATGGATGTGGGACTTCGGCGTCGAGAATGCAACATCCGAAGAGCAGAACCCGGCCTACACCTATGAGATGCCCGGCACCTACACCGTTTCCCTCACCGTCACCGATGAGGCGAACGTCACCTACACCGAAATGAAGACCGACTACATCAACGTCACCGAACCGATCGGACCCGAAGCGGACTTCACCGCCGACGTCACCGCAGGGGAGGCGCCCCTCACCGTCCAGTTCACCGACACCAGCACCGTCGAGAACATCACCGCATGGTGGTGGGACTTCGGGAACGGATACATGTCCACCATGAAAGACCCGCTCTTCACCTACCACACACCGGGCGTCTATAACGTCTCCCTCTCCATCAGAGACGACCAGGACATGAAATGGACGACTGTAAAGGAGGGCTTCATCAACGTCACGGGACCGTTCGAGCCTGAAGCAGACTTCGCCGCCGATGTCACCGCAGGGGAGGCGCCGCTCACCGTGAACTTCACCGATCAATCGACCGTCGAGAACATCACAGAATGGATGTGGGACTTCGGCGTCGAGAATGCCACATCCGAAGAGCAGAACCCCACCTACACCTATGAGATGCCCGGGATCTACACCGTCTCCCTCACCGTCACCAATGAGGCGAACCTCACCTACACCGAGGTGAAGATTGACTACATCAACGTAACAGCGCCCTTCACGCCTGAAGCAGACTTCAGCGCCGATGTCACCGAAGGGGAGGCGCCCCTCACCGTTCAGTTCAGCGACCTCTCCACCGTCGAGAATATCACAGAATGGATGTGGGACTTCGGCGTTGAGAATGCCACATCCGACGAGCAGAACCCAACCTATACCTATGAGATGCCCGGCGTCTACACCGTTTCCCTCACCGTCACCGATGAGGCGAACCTCACCTACACCGAGGTGAAGGAAGACTACATCAACGTCACCGAAATCATGCCGATGGGGGCGGACTTCAGCGCCGATGTCACCAATGGCACAGCACCCCTCACCGTGAACTTCACCGACCTATCCACCGTCGAGAACATCACAGAATGGATGTGGGACTTCGGCGTCGAGAATGCCACATCCGAAGAGCAGAACCCCACCTACACCTATGAGATGCCCGGTGTCTACACCGTCTCCCTCACCGTCAGGGACATGGCAAATGTCACCTACACCGAGATGAAGGACGATTACATCACCGTGACCTGA
- a CDS encoding PKD domain-containing protein, giving the protein MHRTTIPGVVLILLMLATAPAWAAPTDEIGYAAGAGPLTYAATAGTPGLNADDNITVIWSGTVEIDPEGTFALVPINTGTPIELDRITPIGALDAASEPGDFTYEVWEADWGILVESVNNITVQVTDNDETYIWWFHDTTDPYVTNNATFKSLADGERIELIYAPLRDTYEEIVAGTEYLIDMTVRFTNETKADFRAEPTNGTAPLTVQFTDLSTVENITAWAWDFGVENATSDEQNPTYTYEMPGVYTVSLTITDEANVTYTEVKADYINVTEPIGPGADFSADVTAGEAPLTVNFTDLSTVENITAWFWDFGNGFMSTMKDPLFTYHTPGVYNVSLTVTDDQDMKWTTTQEGFINVTAPFTPEADFSADVTNGTAPLTVNFTDLSTVENITAWAWDFGVENATSEEQNPTYIYEMPGTYTVGLTVTDDTGTTYVVTKPDYITVLEEEQKANFTANATAGTAPLAVQFTDQSTVAEITSWFWEFGDGSTSEEQNPVYVYTANGTYDVTLTINREQSTYYWHVKYNYIHVG; this is encoded by the coding sequence ATGCATCGAACGACCATACCTGGAGTGGTTCTGATCCTCCTCATGCTCGCCACCGCACCCGCATGGGCGGCGCCGACAGACGAGATCGGCTACGCCGCCGGAGCAGGACCGCTGACTTATGCCGCCACGGCAGGAACGCCGGGGCTCAATGCCGATGATAATATAACCGTCATCTGGTCCGGCACCGTGGAGATCGACCCGGAGGGCACTTTCGCACTCGTCCCGATCAATACCGGAACACCGATTGAACTCGACCGCATCACCCCGATCGGGGCGCTCGATGCCGCATCGGAACCGGGTGACTTCACCTATGAGGTCTGGGAAGCGGACTGGGGCATCCTGGTTGAGAGTGTCAACAACATCACGGTCCAAGTGACCGATAACGACGAAACCTACATCTGGTGGTTCCATGACACCACGGACCCCTATGTCACCAACAACGCCACATTCAAATCCCTCGCCGATGGGGAACGGATTGAACTGATCTACGCACCCCTCCGGGACACCTATGAAGAGATCGTCGCCGGGACGGAGTACCTCATCGACATGACGGTCCGCTTCACCAATGAGACGAAGGCGGACTTCAGAGCAGAACCCACGAACGGCACAGCGCCACTCACCGTCCAGTTCACCGACCTATCCACCGTCGAGAACATCACCGCATGGGCATGGGACTTCGGTGTCGAGAATGCCACATCCGACGAGCAGAACCCGACCTACACCTATGAGATGCCCGGCGTCTACACCGTCAGCCTCACCATCACCGATGAGGCGAACGTCACCTACACCGAGGTGAAGGCCGACTACATCAACGTCACCGAACCGATCGGGCCAGGGGCGGACTTCAGCGCCGACGTCACCGCGGGAGAGGCGCCACTCACCGTGAACTTCACCGACCTATCCACCGTCGAGAACATTACCGCATGGTTCTGGGACTTCGGAAACGGATTCATGTCCACCATGAAAGACCCGCTCTTCACCTACCACACTCCGGGCGTCTATAACGTCTCCCTCACCGTCACCGACGACCAGGACATGAAATGGACGACCACACAGGAGGGCTTCATCAACGTAACAGCACCCTTCACGCCTGAAGCGGACTTCAGCGCCGATGTCACCAACGGCACCGCACCCCTCACCGTAAACTTCACCGACCTATCCACCGTCGAGAACATCACCGCATGGGCATGGGACTTCGGTGTCGAGAACGCCACATCCGAAGAGCAGAACCCAACCTACATCTATGAGATGCCCGGCACCTACACTGTCGGCCTGACGGTCACCGACGACACCGGCACGACCTACGTCGTGACAAAACCGGACTACATCACCGTCCTCGAGGAAGAGCAGAAAGCCAATTTCACAGCAAATGCCACAGCAGGCACAGCCCCCCTGGCCGTCCAGTTCACCGACCAATCCACTGTCGCAGAGATCACCTCCTGGTTCTGGGAGTTCGGTGACGGCTCCACCTCGGAAGAGCAGAACCCGGTCTACGTCTACACCGCAAACGGCACCTATGACGTCACACTCACCATCAATCGAGAGCAGAGCACCTACTACTGGCACGTCAAATACAACTACATCCACGTCGGCTGA
- the dacB gene encoding D-alanyl-D-alanine carboxypeptidase/D-alanyl-D-alanine endopeptidase, whose product MPIQNPETPFPLRSALLAGAVLVVLLFSVCGAGCTGTPPPDDATTPETASAAAFKEQIDAVISQERYAFSTWGMMVRDTATGDVLLAMNEDQLFTPGSTTKVFTVSTALQTLGPDYRFSTPVYRAGDDLVLVASGDLAMGGRAGPDGTLEFTDMDHGDAGAFGGCVLTAGDPLGGLDDLAGQVADAGITTADDVIIDDRLFEETKLAAEGLVTPIVVNDNLIDVTITPGREGEAATIDWRPRSSAYTVECDVTTTAAGSAMTVTVPEYTGQPVIRVSGTVPADAGTVNLTSNVAVPAAFARGLFIDALERAGVAVAAPATGENPSADLPATYGADEQVAKLVSPPFSEYAKVTLKVSQNLYANCLLGIIAAHAGYDTVDAGLFAEGAFLESAGVNPDSLLLADGEGSIKNRISPLAATDLAVFMAGSENYEPLFDAMPILGVDGTLAGGAEPGDPGYGVIHAKTGTSIAGDMKGRLFVYARGLLGYMTTAKGTPITFVIYVNNVPGLESMEDLGDLVTDVNRVAVLIYENL is encoded by the coding sequence ATGCCGATTCAAAACCCAGAAACACCGTTTCCGCTCCGTTCCGCCCTCCTCGCCGGGGCGGTTCTGGTGGTCCTTCTCTTCAGCGTCTGCGGAGCCGGATGCACCGGCACCCCCCCGCCTGACGACGCCACAACACCCGAAACTGCCAGCGCCGCCGCATTCAAGGAGCAGATCGACGCCGTCATCTCGCAGGAGCGCTACGCCTTCTCCACCTGGGGCATGATGGTGCGGGACACCGCCACCGGCGATGTGCTGCTGGCAATGAACGAGGACCAGCTCTTTACCCCCGGTTCGACGACAAAGGTCTTCACGGTCTCGACCGCCCTCCAGACGCTCGGACCCGACTACCGCTTCAGCACGCCGGTCTATCGTGCCGGCGACGACCTGGTGCTGGTGGCCTCGGGCGACCTTGCGATGGGCGGTCGGGCCGGACCGGACGGCACCCTGGAGTTCACCGATATGGATCACGGCGACGCCGGGGCCTTCGGAGGGTGCGTGCTCACCGCGGGCGACCCGCTGGGCGGGCTCGACGACCTCGCCGGGCAGGTCGCCGACGCCGGGATCACCACCGCCGACGACGTGATCATCGACGACCGCCTCTTTGAAGAGACAAAACTGGCGGCCGAAGGGCTGGTGACGCCGATCGTCGTCAACGACAACCTGATCGACGTGACGATCACCCCCGGACGGGAGGGGGAGGCGGCGACGATCGACTGGCGCCCCCGTTCGTCTGCATACACGGTCGAGTGCGATGTGACGACCACTGCCGCCGGTTCGGCGATGACGGTGACGGTGCCCGAATACACGGGACAACCGGTGATCCGGGTGAGCGGGACGGTTCCGGCAGATGCGGGGACGGTTAACCTCACCTCGAACGTGGCCGTGCCGGCGGCCTTCGCCCGAGGCCTCTTCATCGACGCCCTGGAGAGGGCCGGGGTGGCGGTGGCGGCGCCGGCGACCGGGGAGAACCCCTCCGCAGACCTGCCCGCCACATACGGGGCGGATGAACAGGTGGCCAAACTCGTCTCCCCGCCATTTTCCGAGTATGCGAAGGTGACGCTGAAGGTGAGCCAGAACCTGTATGCAAACTGCCTGCTCGGGATCATCGCCGCCCATGCGGGGTATGACACCGTCGATGCCGGACTCTTCGCCGAGGGAGCGTTCCTCGAATCCGCCGGGGTGAACCCGGACAGCCTGCTGCTCGCCGACGGCGAGGGGAGCATCAAAAACCGGATCAGCCCGCTGGCGGCGACCGATCTTGCCGTGTTCATGGCAGGATCAGAGAACTACGAACCTCTCTTCGACGCCATGCCAATTCTGGGTGTGGACGGCACCCTTGCCGGAGGGGCGGAGCCCGGCGATCCGGGATACGGGGTGATCCATGCCAAGACCGGCACATCGATCGCCGGCGATATGAAGGGGAGGCTGTTTGTGTATGCCCGCGGGCTGCTCGGGTATATGACCACGGCGAAGGGCACCCCGATCACCTTTGTGATCTATGTGAACAATGTGCCGGGCCTCGAATCGATGGAGGACCTCGGGGATCTGGTGACCGACGTGAACCGGGTCGCCGTGCTGATCTACGAGAACCTCTAA
- a CDS encoding AI-2E family transporter: protein MIPEISENKPSRFLIPLAAFVIVIGGMHAAASLLNPILLSVFIAIVAMPLLDWLIERSVPSQAAVLIVMAGIIGICLFLIWVLSVSLSQAVEALPAYEEMLRVQVEALKSMLEGLGISAEGGDLPGIVSTHSILPSIVTLISGLIQSIMDLLLVLVITNFLLFEFATLSGTERPVPLRTYTEHLITYIIVRIKTNILTGIGAGIFLAVIGVDFAVLWGALIAILSFIPYAGLWIAALPAIGLAWLEGGLTGAVLALIGIVGSNFIAEELIFPAMAGEDLQISPVVVIIALFFWTWVLGVPGLFLAIPLTIAGKMLLESYEETRWITRLMEGASAFSR, encoded by the coding sequence ATGATCCCGGAAATTTCCGAAAATAAACCGTCCCGCTTCCTCATCCCGCTTGCGGCCTTCGTCATCGTGATTGGCGGCATGCACGCTGCCGCATCCCTGCTCAACCCCATCCTCCTCTCGGTGTTCATCGCCATCGTCGCCATGCCCCTGCTGGACTGGCTCATCGAACGCAGCGTCCCATCGCAGGCGGCCGTTTTAATCGTCATGGCAGGAATCATCGGGATCTGCCTGTTCCTGATCTGGGTCCTCTCGGTCTCCCTCTCCCAGGCAGTGGAGGCCTTGCCCGCCTATGAGGAGATGTTGCGGGTGCAGGTGGAGGCGCTGAAGTCCATGCTGGAGGGACTCGGCATCTCGGCGGAGGGCGGCGACCTGCCCGGGATCGTCTCCACCCATTCCATCCTCCCCTCCATCGTCACCCTGATCTCCGGACTCATCCAATCGATCATGGACCTGCTGCTGGTGCTCGTCATCACCAACTTCCTGCTCTTCGAATTCGCTACCCTCTCAGGCACAGAAAGACCAGTGCCGCTACGGACCTATACCGAACATCTGATCACCTACATCATCGTGCGGATCAAGACCAACATCCTCACCGGGATCGGTGCCGGCATCTTCCTGGCCGTGATCGGGGTGGACTTCGCGGTGCTCTGGGGCGCCCTGATCGCCATCCTCAGTTTCATCCCCTATGCCGGCCTCTGGATCGCCGCCCTCCCGGCAATCGGGCTGGCATGGCTGGAAGGAGGATTGACCGGCGCCGTCCTCGCCCTGATCGGCATCGTGGGCAGCAACTTTATCGCCGAGGAACTGATCTTCCCGGCCATGGCCGGCGAAGACCTGCAGATCTCGCCGGTCGTGGTGATCATCGCCCTCTTCTTCTGGACCTGGGTGCTCGGCGTGCCGGGCCTGTTCCTGGCCATCCCCCTCACCATCGCCGGAAAAATGCTGCTCGAATCCTATGAAGAGACCCGATGGATCACACGTCTGATGGAGGGTGCGTCCGCCTTCTCCCGGTGA
- a CDS encoding class I SAM-dependent methyltransferase, with translation MGGHHVCPASHAGLLDHPLRRLLHPPERILGPYIRPGDTVIDIGCGSGFFTRPMARMVGDEGCVIAADLQQGMLERLRVRAGGEGVLGRIRLHRTSSDSLDLAALPPVDFALAFYVVHEVPDVRRFFREVAAALRPGGMMLVVEPVFHVGEGEFAETVRTAQGAGFLLEGAPRILFGRTALLRLPHAEG, from the coding sequence ATGGGAGGGCATCACGTCTGTCCGGCATCGCATGCCGGTCTGCTGGACCACCCGCTGCGGCGACTCCTCCATCCGCCCGAACGGATCCTTGGCCCCTATATCCGTCCCGGCGACACCGTGATCGATATCGGCTGCGGTTCGGGTTTTTTCACCCGCCCGATGGCCCGGATGGTGGGAGACGAGGGGTGCGTGATCGCCGCCGACCTGCAGCAGGGGATGCTCGAGCGTCTGAGGGTGCGGGCCGGAGGGGAGGGTGTGCTCGGCCGCATCCGCCTCCACCGCACCAGTTCGGACAGCCTGGACCTCGCCGCCCTCCCCCCCGTGGACTTCGCCCTCGCCTTCTATGTCGTCCATGAGGTGCCGGACGTTCGCCGCTTTTTCCGGGAGGTCGCCGCCGCACTCCGGCCCGGCGGGATGATGCTCGTTGTCGAACCCGTCTTTCATGTTGGGGAGGGGGAATTTGCGGAGACGGTTCGCACCGCACAGGGGGCCGGTTTTCTGCTCGAAGGGGCTCCTCGCATTCTGTTCGGCCGCACCGCCCTGCTGAGGCTGCCGCATGCAGAAGGTTGA